TCAAAAGGcaggatagagagagaggattgGCAAAACGAAGATGCTACTCCTACTCCTACTAGAGGTCGGATCCTGTCCAAAGCAGTACCGTCGCGCATAATTCGTTCGAAAAGGGAGCAAACACTAGTGATGCAGGATGGGTTATTCCGGGGGAGATTTTACCTTCGGCCACGGCCATCTCCACGTCTTGCATGGTGACGAGCCCCTTCTGCAGCGCCTCCTTTTGTTCCTACATCGccacccaaaaaaattcaatccgAATGCTCCCAATCACAAACACAGAGcggaacatatatatatatatgtatatgaagACACAGACCCTGCGCCATTGCTTGAAGAGCTTGCGCTTGCGCTTGCCGGAGATGGAGAGAGGTTGCTGCCTATTCTTGAGCTTCCCGGTCAACGCGTCTCCGTGCACCGccctcttcctctcccctgCCAGcgccctcctcctcttctgcaCCTCGTTGAACTTGGCCATTCTCTTCTGCTCTGCCGCTCCGCAACTCCAATTCCAAAACCctagaagaaggaaggaaggcaGGAAGGAAGAATGAACGGACTTTTACTTTCGTGGGCTTTTTTGCTTTAATGGGCTATAATATAGCGGGTCTCGGTTACCCAATGAACTTCCCCCCAATCGAGAAGTTCGCATTCATCAAAGCCTCTTTCCGCGACGAGATTTTGCGTCGTCTTCCCAAGATGAACCTCAAATCAGATATGAGCGAGAGCGACTCaggattttctctttcttttaagtTATCGTTCTGACTGTTTAATTTCACATCGACTCCAGACGATGAAGGAGGATGAGCTTGATCTTTAACTTCATGTCGCCCTCAAATTAACATTCCAGTCTTTTGCCTTAGGCCTTTGTCCCCTGTCATGCGCCATTTGAACCACGATATCACGCATTCGTCGAACTGAGCCCTTACACGGCACTCGCGATTCTCACATTTTCATTCAAACTTAGGTTGCCCCCCCTCACACCACTCATCCAAACTCAACGGGCCTTCAACTTTGAAATGCAACAACCTTCTCAATTCATCTCCTTAATCTCAGGATACAAGGAAAGACGCTCAAAACGTCATTTTGACAACCGAACATGCAACCGGTATCACCGtttgaagaaattcaacaaCTTTTATTCACCGACACAGGAGCAGAACATCAGGATAATTGTCATATCTACTGGGAGTCCGTTTTGGCAGGTTCCCAGGACTTGAATCTGGTCCAGTCCCTCTGCCCTGGATTCAGCGCATGTCCCTTGGAATGATAGATATACGCTTCTCCCTCTCCCGAGAGATTCTCCCTGTGTTCCGCCCCATACCTCTTTGGTTTTAGCATTAAAAGCTGCAATAATAGAAACTCTCTGTCAGCAAAACACCTCAACTTATCGACTCGCCTATGATAATTTTTGTAGCATCGACTTGCCTCGTCTCCTGTGTGATCAGTTATATGGTGGAGCCAACCGTGCCATTCTGCTGGCACCTGGGAAGCATTGTAGCGACCCTTCTCTGCATACTCAACCCACCTATGTCTCCCTGCAGAATCACCATACTAGTCAAAGCCAGTCGATAATGTGATCGCATGCAAAGAGAACACCGCAACGAGATACCCCATTTCAACACTGAGAAGGGCAGCTATACCAGCTAGGAGAAATACAACAGCTGTGCTACTGCTATTGCCCAAATGAACATGCTAATGACAAAAACAAAGGACATGATGCTATTTTTCAAGTCACCATATCAAGGAGAGTACAGGCAAAACCACAACAGCATAGAATGACATCAAAACAAAGAGTGTACTTCATTCCATTTAAAAGCCTATTATGAGGTGCCCATATTCGTAAGTCTGCAACTAGCATACAACCCAACAAGTTTTCAAATCCACAATGAAAGGCTTCACAGTAACCCAAGAAGGATGGAGGAGACAAGTTCCTGCTTCATTAATCTTTCACTTCTTAATGCATATGTGAACAGAAGAACGCTCGTAGAAGGTATATTTTCAGGACGACTTCTGTGGGTTTTTTATCATGCATGATGTGGAGACTCTGGTTAGAATTTAGGCGGAATAGCAGAAGCATGGTCTCAAAGCTCCATCTGATATAGATTTTACAACAAAAGAGTTTCTTTCTGGCTCCATCCACCTTGTGGTACTTTCTGCTCTTAGAATATGAGAATATTTCCTCCTTTAATCATCATTAAATTTCCACCCGTATCAAATGAGATTCACTTATCATAGGGAAAAAAGGCATCCAACCAAatataattatttctaaaactaggtgaatcaaaaaaaaaaaagatacacaAAGTCGATGTACATGCTGCAAACACCAATccaatgcaataaataaataacaaggaGAAGAAACACCAACCATGCTGAGTCTCTCCAAGTCTCTCATAGTACTTGTTCCCGAATTTGTCAACGCCCACAAGTGTAGCTCCTATATTGTGGAGCTTGGTTTGCCTGGAGAAGCATAAAAAAGAGATTCGCCATTTAAGATACAATAACGGCTTTCAAAGGAGAAAATAGTTCTATGACAGCAAGAAAAGGCTGGCGGCATGTCTTAAAACGATGCTCTCCCTTGTGCATGCACATAATATGTGCAAGATTTTGATGACTTTATCACACTCTTTGATCGAAGCCAATAAACTTCAAGTTATATCCAGAGTATGACAGCACATCTCTACCTCCTCTTGAGACTATGTACCCATGTGTCTTTATTCTCTCGGAAAAACAGGTGATGATGTAGAATTCACACAAATTGGAAAGGCACTATGAGAAGCTTGTTTAGGTGCATATTAAAAAGGTAGAATGAAAGACGCACTCATCATCAATCcaatgaaaatgaattattttgatTCTCCAGAAACATAAAAAGGTATGCCCAATTTCATAACAAGTGAGAAAACCCTATAGAGAGAAATCTAGAAAATCGACTTACAGAAGGTTCCCATCTGCGAGGCACTTCCTGCAAAGTAAACCCCACGACATGAAAAAgtaattagtataattaaagGACGaatctcaaagaaacaaagtacGATAACACTATTAGATACAAGTTGATATCACATCCAAGTCATGAGACACGAAATGAAGTATTCAGAAggtttctcgaataacaaacttcaGTTTGATGTATTTATGACGGCTCAAACATTACATCACACATCAGCAGACAAGAACGAAAGAACTACACCACAAAGCATTACATGGCATGGTggtgaatttttaggatttcCCTCATAACCTTGGCAGGTCACAATAGAGTTGCAATGTATCGATGCCAATGCGAATCAAC
The sequence above is drawn from the Eucalyptus grandis isolate ANBG69807.140 chromosome 11, ASM1654582v1, whole genome shotgun sequence genome and encodes:
- the LOC104424280 gene encoding uncharacterized protein LOC104424280, coding for MAKFNEVQKRRRALAGERKRAVHGDALTGKLKNRQQPLSISGKRKRKLFKQWRREQKEALQKGLVTMQDVEMAVAEGETGTSEETSKTPKRFHVKKSLKLKQLKRGGRGNKKQSKAKSATEAPPLDSMVE
- the LOC104424281 gene encoding probable NADH dehydrogenase [ubiquinone] 1 alpha subcomplex subunit 12; its protein translation is MAAILRGALKGIKEKGLGNFLRDLKEEGYLKCLADGNLLQTKLHNIGATLVGVDKFGNKYYERLGETQHGRHRWVEYAEKGRYNASQVPAEWHGWLHHITDHTGDELLMLKPKRYGAEHRENLSGEGEAYIYHSKGHALNPGQRDWTRFKSWEPAKTDSQ